TACGTCAATCGCCTGCCGGCGGTGTTCGACCATCCGCTCTGCTTCCTGCGCGACAAGGACATCGCCGAAATCCGCGCCTCCGGCGCGCAAACCGCGTCACCCCAGCTCAAAAGCCTCCCACCGGACGCCAAGACCATCGGCGTCTTCGGCTTTCTGTCGGAATATAAGGGTTTTGAGACGATGATCCGGGCGATGCATCATCTGCCCGAGAATTACCACCTCCTGTTTTTCGGCGGTCTTCACCCCAACGAGATCAAGAAAGAAGAAAAAATCAATCCCTATGTCAATAAATTGCTTCGGGAAGCCTTTGTCGATCGCTCCATTTTCGACGTCTACGAAAAGACCAGCCTGAATTTCACTATAAGCGACAAAAATCTTTCGTTTCTGCTTGATCACCCAAAAGACATTGGCCATCGCCTGCATTTTCTCGGCGCGCAGACCGACGAAGGTTTTGCCCGTGCGATGGCCTATTGCGATGTCGTCGTCCTGCCTTATCTCGAAGTCGGCCAGTCGTCGTCCGGGCCGATGAGCATGGCGATCGAAATGGGCGCGCGCATCATCGCCGCGCGCAACCTCGCCTTCATGCAATTCGCGCGATATTTTCCCGAGACGATCGAATTTTTCGAAATCGGCAACCATCTCGAACTGGCGCAGCGGATTGCGAGCGCCCCGGAATTTCCGGCGGAATCGCGGCGCCGCCCCTATAATGCGGAAAGCAATCGCGCGCTCTATCTGGCCGCCAATTCCAGGATTCCGCCGGAGACGGCGCGGTCCCGGACGGAACCCGCGCCATCTATGAAAATGGCGCGCGAATCGCTCTGAGGCCGCCCAACCGCAATCAATCTCTGGTCATTTGATGGTGGCGGCCGCGTTGGCGATGCTGGCGCTGGAGCCGACCATGCCCATGCCGCCGCCGATGATCGCGAACATTTTCTGTACCGGCGTCGACGGCGAATCCGCGACATAGACGATGTCGTGGTTGGCGATGCGGAACCGCTGCGCCAGGAAAAGGCCTTGCGGGTCGCGCAAGTCGAGATGGTAAATGACCGGAGTGGCGCTGCCGGGCTGGACCAGCGGGCTATTGGGGCGCAGGGTCCTCGCGACGGAATAGACCTCGTTGCGGAAGACGAACACGCCGGCCGGATCGGACCTCTCGTCGAGCAGCCCGCCGGCCTTGGTCAAGGCCTCCGCCAGGGTGATGCCATCGGCCTCGAAGGGGACTTCCGCGTTCCGGCCGGTGGCGCCATAGGCCATGAAGGTCTGTGGCGCGCGCACGAAGGTCAGCACGTCGCCGGGACGGATATAGACGTTTTCGGCCGGATGGGCGATGACCTGGAGCAGGGGCGTGCGCGAAGTGACCGAACCGCGCGTCAGTTCGACGAAAGTTTCGTTGACCGGCGCGCGAACCCCGCCGGCCGTGGCCAGCACGTCGAGCAGCCGGTCGCCCTTGACCGAAAGCGGAATCCGACCGCCCCCGGTGACCTCGCCGACGACGGTGGCGGAATTGGTCACCGAATGGGTGACATTGACGATGACCTGCGGCTCGATCGCCTTGCCCTTGAGCGCCGCTTCGATGACGCTCTGGACCGCGCTCGGCGAGCGTCCGGCGACATGGATCCGACCCGCATAGGGCACCGTGATGGAGCCGTCGCGGCCCACCACCTGCTCGGGCAGAGCGGCGCTGTTCGAGCCGGTCGAAAATTTGCCGGCGGCGACCGGCGACGAAAAGAGGCCGCCAGCGCTCGCCTCCCAGATCGTCACGACAATCGTGTCGCCAACCGAGATGAGCGGCTCCACCGGCGTGGAGCGGCTGGGAAAGCGCGTCGCAAAACTGTCGAAACGGCGCTGTTTGAGGACATCGATCACGCCCGGCGTGACCCCGACCACCACATAGGGCGGGGCCTGGCTCGCGCTGCCGATGATGTCCGACGCCCCCGGTCCCTGACCGGGAAGAGCCGAGCAGGACGCAAGCCCGGACAGGAGCGCGCAGAAAAGCGCGAGGCCGACGCTGAAGCGGAAACTGACGTTAATCGACATCTTCAACCTTGTTGTCCAGACTTTCGCAATTGAAAGCCCGTCCGGCCGCTAGCGCTGACCGCCCAAACTCTGCCGATTTAACGCCGGCTTCGTTTTCGATCAACGAAAGGCCTCGGAACCCGGCGAGATTTTATCCGGCTGCGACAAATTCAACACAAGAGCGCTGACGAAAAGGTTACGATTGCTTATAGAGGGACTGCGCGCGCGCCGCAGGTTCGCGCCGCATACTAGTTCGATCCAGGGGGTGAATTTTGCGGCATTTGTCGGACGCCGAGCAAAATTTCTTGCAGCGCGTGGGCCAAAAGCGCTCCGTCGTCTCCGGGACGGACATTACGCGCGTAATGCCCGCGGCCGGCTTCGACCGGCTGCCGGGAAGCGAGGAACAGCGTTTTCTGCGCGAGATTTTCCTCAAGGCTGGCCTGTCGAGCCCCTATTTCCTGCTCCACGAGGGCGACGCCGGCGCGCGCTCGGTGGTCGATGGGCGCGAGGTCCTGAATTTTTCCAGCTATGATTATCTCGGATTGAATCATCACCCTGCGGTGCGGGCGGCGGCCTGCGCGGCAGTCGGACAATATGGCGTTTCGGCTTCCGCCAGCCGGCTGGTCGCCGGGGAGCGCCCGATCCACCGCCAGTTGGAGGCGGCGCTGGCGCGCCATTACGGCCACGACTCCTGCCTGACCTTCGTCAGCGGCTATGGCGCCAATGTCAGCGCGCTGACCGCCTTGCTCGGGCCGCGCGACCTGATCCTGCACGACGCGCTCGCCCATAACAGCATCGTCATGGGCGGCGAATTCTGCCGCGCCGAGCGGCGCGCCTTCCCGCACAACGACCTTGCCGCCCTTGACGCTTTGCTGGCCGACCTGCGGCCCCGCCGCCAGCGGGTGCTGATCGTCGCCGAAGGGCTTTACAGCATGGACGGTGACCTTTGCGACCTTCCGGGGCTCGTCGAAATCAAGGAGCGCCATGGGGCCTGGCTGATGATCGACGACGCTCACGGCCTCGGCGTGCTGGGCGACAATGGCGGCGGCGTGTTCGAACATTTCGGCGTCGATCCGCGCCGGGTCGACATTTGGATGGGCACGATGTCGAAGGCGCTCGCCTCCTGCGGCGGCTATATCGCCGGCTGCACGGCGCTGATCGAACATCTGAAACATTCCGCGGGCGGCTTCGTCTATAGCGTGGGCCTCGCGCCGCCGCTTGCCGCCGCCGCGCTGGCCGCGCTCGAAATTCTTGAGGCCTCGCCCGACAGAGTGGCGAAATTGCGCGCCAATTCGCTGGCCTTCGCGGAGGCCGCCCGCGCCGCCGGGCTGGACACGGGCCTCAGCGCGGGCGCCGCCGTCGTCCCGGCGATGGTCGGCAATTCTCTGGTCGCGGCGCGCCTCAGCCAACAATTGCTCGAACGCAGGATCAATGTGCAGCCGATTATCCATCCCGCCGTTCCCGAGGGCGAGGCGCGACTGCGCTTCTTCCTGAGCAGCGAACATGAGGCCGGCGCCGTCGCCGAGGCGGCGGCGATCGTCGCCGAGGAACTCGCCGCGCTGCGCGCCGACGGAGAGCCAGCGCAATGATGGGCGAAACGATCCAGAGCGGCGCGCTCAAAGTCGCGCCGGTGACCGACAAGGCCGGCCTCAACAACTTTCTCGCCGCCGCGCGCCGCGCCCAGGCGACCAATCCCCAATGGGTCGAGCAACTTCACGACGAGGTCGCGATGATGCTCGACCCCAAAAAATCGCCGCTCGCGCGCGCAAATGTCGTGCAGCCCTTCGTCGCCTTGCGCGACGGCGAGCCGGTCGGACGGATCGTCGCCATCATCGACGCCGCCCATATCGCCAAATATGGCGATTCCTGCGGTTTCTTCGGCTTCATCGACGCGATCGACGACGCGCAGGTCTTCGCCGCTTTGTTCGCGGAAGCCGAGCAATTTTTGCGCGCTAAGGGAATGCGACGCGTGCGGGGGCCGTTCAATCTCAATATCAATGGCGAAAGCGGCCTGCTGGTCTCAGGCTTCGAACATCCCCATATCGTCCAGACCAATCACGCCCCGCCCCATTACAGGCGCCATATCGAGGCCCTGGGCTACGGCAAGACGGTCGATCTTCTCGCCTATGTTTGCCGCATCGCCGACTCCGCGCTGCCGGAGAAGGTCGCCCGCAACATGGCCAGCGTCAAGGAAGCGCCGCGCATCGACATACATTCCATGTCCTATTTCAGCTATCGCCGCGACCTGCCGCGCATTCTATCTTTCTTCAACGAGGCCTGGTCGGAAAATCTCTATGCGACGCCGATCGGCGTCGAGGAGGGCCGCTTCATCGGCGATATGATGCTGCCCATCGCCAAGCCTAAATGGTTCAACATCGCCATGCACCAGGGCGAGGACATCGCCGTGGTGGCGCAAATTCCCGACGTCAACGAGGCGCTGCGCGGCCTCAACGGCAAGCTGCTGCCCTTTGGCGCGGCCAAATTGCTGTGGCGCGTCCATGTGCGCGGAACCCGGCGCGCGCGGGTGATGCTGGCGGGCGTCGCCAAGAAATGGCGGGACACTACGGTCGGCATGGCGGCCATCGGAATGTTGATGGCGCGTTCGGTCGCCGACGCCCGCGCCGCAGGCGTCGAGGAAGTGGAATATAGCTGGCTGCTGGAGCACAATTCCGCCGCGATCCGGCCGGTGGCGCGGATGCTGCCGGCGCGCCACACCCGCACTTTCCGGCTCTACGAAAAGGCGCTGTAGGCCGGCTCGGCTTCCTCGTCCGGCGCATCGGGCGCGGGCTCGGGGATCGCGCGCCAGCCGTAAAAGCCGAACGCGACGCCGCGCCGGCGGCTGTCGAACGCCGCACCGCCGGGCCGGCCATAAGTAAAGGTCTCGCCGACGTCGATCTCCAGCCGGATGAAATCGCGCGTAGAGCGGGTCTCGACGATCAGGACCTCGCGGAAATTCTCTTCCGGCGCACTAGCGTCGGGCGCGAAACGATGGGGCGTCTCGCGCCCGTCCGTCCAGACCCGCAGCCTTTCGCGCTGGCTCTCGTCGGCGAAAGCGCGAATCCATAATTTCAACTCCAGGCGCGCATCCGGCGGCGTCGGCATATAGAGGGTGAAGCGCGGCTGCGGCCCACTCCAGACATTGCAATTGTCGAGGCCCGGCCCGTCGCGCCCATGAAAACCGGCGCCGACCAGGGGCGAGCGGACGGAAAACACGACATCGCCCCGGTTGCGGCCCAAGACGTCGGCGAGGACGACGCTGGCGTGCTCGGTCTCGAACATTTCGGTCGAATATTCCGGGCCGGCGGCGAGTTGCTCCTCGAACAGGGCGCGGGCGCCGCGGTAGACGCGAATATCGGCCTCGGTCAATTCATCGAGCAGATCGGCGGCGGCCTCGACTTCCGGCGCCGCATTTTCGGCCGAGGCGCTGACATTGAGGCGCGGCGCGGCGGCGAGCGGCGCGATTCCCAGATCGCGCGCGAGCAGGCGCAGGAACGGGGTCAGATCTTCGGTCACGCCAACGAGATCGAAACAGCGCAGGTTTTGGAGCGCCACATCGACCAGCGAAGCCGCCTCGGCGCCGACAGCCTCCTCCTCGGACAAGGTCACGCGCGCCAGGGCGCGGGTCATGTAATTGTCGAGCGCAAAGCTTTTGCGATATCTGGCGAGAAAGTCGCGCAAGGCCATCCCGGCGACGGCGTCGGCGACCATCGGTTTGGTCTCGTGGCCGAAAAAACGATGCGACTCGTAATCGGCAAGTCGGCGCCAGTCGGCCACCTGCGAAAAAATCCGCCGCCGCGGCTCGCGCAATACAGTGAAGGCGAAAGTGCCGGGCGGGGCGTATTTGAGCAGCGGCATATGCGAGCCGATAAAGCTCGAACCGAAAAAAGCCTGATGGAATCGCGGGGCCATCAGGCGCTCGAAATCAGTGGCGCGCGGAACTGCGTTCATCGCCAGTTTCAATTCGCGCGTCGCCTCATAGCCCATGCGACGGTCGTCGGACTGGTAAAAATCAAGCCAGAAATTGATCGAAGTGCCGCCGCATTTCTTGAGGTGATAATGAAAGACGCGGCGCTTCAATCCAATCGTCATGGCTCTGACCAGCAGGAACGGGGCGCGCGAAATCGCGGATTGGCCGCCCGACATCTATACGCAGGGCCGCTTCGCCGCAAGGGCGCCGGCGCTCCCGGATCGATTGCGGTTCGACCAGAATGGAAGCGCCGGAA
This genomic interval from Candidatus Rhodoblastus alkanivorans contains the following:
- a CDS encoding polysaccharide biosynthesis/export family protein, producing the protein MSINVSFRFSVGLALFCALLSGLASCSALPGQGPGASDIIGSASQAPPYVVVGVTPGVIDVLKQRRFDSFATRFPSRSTPVEPLISVGDTIVVTIWEASAGGLFSSPVAAGKFSTGSNSAALPEQVVGRDGSITVPYAGRIHVAGRSPSAVQSVIEAALKGKAIEPQVIVNVTHSVTNSATVVGEVTGGGRIPLSVKGDRLLDVLATAGGVRAPVNETFVELTRGSVTSRTPLLQVIAHPAENVYIRPGDVLTFVRAPQTFMAYGATGRNAEVPFEADGITLAEALTKAGGLLDERSDPAGVFVFRNEVYSVARTLRPNSPLVQPGSATPVIYHLDLRDPQGLFLAQRFRIANHDIVYVADSPSTPVQKMFAIIGGGMGMVGSSASIANAAATIK
- a CDS encoding aminotransferase class I/II-fold pyridoxal phosphate-dependent enzyme; its protein translation is MPAAGFDRLPGSEEQRFLREIFLKAGLSSPYFLLHEGDAGARSVVDGREVLNFSSYDYLGLNHHPAVRAAACAAVGQYGVSASASRLVAGERPIHRQLEAALARHYGHDSCLTFVSGYGANVSALTALLGPRDLILHDALAHNSIVMGGEFCRAERRAFPHNDLAALDALLADLRPRRQRVLIVAEGLYSMDGDLCDLPGLVEIKERHGAWLMIDDAHGLGVLGDNGGGVFEHFGVDPRRVDIWMGTMSKALASCGGYIAGCTALIEHLKHSAGGFVYSVGLAPPLAAAALAALEILEASPDRVAKLRANSLAFAEAARAAGLDTGLSAGAAVVPAMVGNSLVAARLSQQLLERRINVQPIIHPAVPEGEARLRFFLSSEHEAGAVAEAAAIVAEELAALRADGEPAQ